Genomic DNA from Macadamia integrifolia cultivar HAES 741 chromosome 6, SCU_Mint_v3, whole genome shotgun sequence:
TCCCTATCAAGtaacatttcatttttttatttttatttatttatttatttatttttgataagaGAAACAATATCATTAACTAAAAGCATAAGTTTGTACATAGTTTTGCAGTCAAAACCTATAGCTCCACAATATATTCTTTGGAGAAAAGAAACGCTCCCTACTTGTGCAGCCCTTTTTGCACTGATGTGGGGCCAATGAGAAGGTGCAtataagcatcaacaaggggtGGGGTTTCTGTATTTGAAAAGTGTGGGGACATCATTTTGTTTCGACCCTTAGTGTCTGGGCACAGGGACCACACGATCAAGAAGTGTTCTTTGCTGATATTCTTTATATGAAGAATTCCACCATTAACATTTTGAGCTGGTCCCTAAGCTCTAATGAGTATTGAAGTAATGGATGAGCACTAAATGGAATAAATAGCATCAGTCATGTTCATGTATTCCCTTAGTGCAGTATCATATATTAATCAAGGTCAGAGGAGCAACAAGGCTACAATTGAAAATCTGTCTCTGCTCCACTTCTCTTGTCTTCCTAAATATATCATATTTTAGAACCATGACTTGTGATTGTGTGCGAGGATAAGAACATACTTAACCTATGTGTTCAGGCTCGTTCGAAACCCAACCCATTGCCGCCTGGCTCACCCTAATGATCTATGGTAGCACCAATAAAAAAACCCTTGGCCATGGAAACAACAATATTGTCCAACTCAGAATTGAAGAACAAGTAAAGTATTTTCTGAAATAACAACAataaaaccttatcccaattaaatcaagtagactacatggatccaatcaaaaagaaagataaagtaGAAATAAAAAGGAACACAACATAAAAAATCAGCAAAATCTAACTTAGATGGCACTCTAATCAAATTTATTCAAGATTATatttgggacaagacctaaattatgcatgtctttcctcactactccCATGATCATTTCAAGACTACCTTTTaatctccttcaatctgaatcagctCACTTCTTACTATTGCATCCTCAGGCCTCTGTTGGATGtgatcataccacctcaacaGTTTTAACAGTTTTCTCGGGACTTATCATGAATTCCAAACAACTcctaaatcagctctaatatggtcatcCTTTACTTTATCCCTCCCACTTTTGCCATACATCCATCTCATCATCCTCAGCTTTACTACACATAGCATATCTacatgacacttcttaactgccgaGCATTTCGTCCCATACATGATAGCCAGTCCAACAATTGTCTTatagaatatttttttccctcttgaaataacaaaaaaaacaatacaaaaataaaatttaaagaatTTGTAGTTCTTACTGACAAGTCACTTCCACACAAATCAAGGAAgttaaaaaatgtaaaaaactaTCCATTTTGGCTCGTCACATGTAACATATCAAATACATGGTTACTCTGACAATACAACTTGAATCACGCCCATTGATGGTTTGCTCCTGAGCAACTAGTTCACAATTTCTTTCTCCCCAGGCATCTTTGCTTCTTGCTCAGCAGCTTGTCTAGCCTTTCTTTCTGCTGTCTTCCATTCCTTTCTCTCGGCATCACGTTTACTTTGTAACTAGCTACCATATAAATCTCTGGATCCCAGGTTCATGGTCCCAATGGAAAGGCCGAAACAAAAACATCAGCATTGTGAAGGTATTGACAACTACGTAAAGGGTCCCCATAAAAAACcaaattttgtcatcctccatCTGAGAATGAAGAATCAGAAAAAGGTATGGTACGGTATAATATCTGAACTCAATCAATGGAGCAGGGATGAGAACTGCTGCAGAGGCGCAGAAAAATATCAAGATCCAAATATTCTTTTGAACCTTTCCTGCCATAAGAGAACAGAAACAATTTCTTTAGCGTCATTAGGTAAACTAAGACAAATTGAATGCCAAGAGATTCATTACTGACCCAAGTTACTGCAGATAGAAAGCCATGAGTAAGCATAAAAAGGAACCAGAATGTACTTCATTGACCAATGAGCTCTAATAAACTTCCGCCAGAGATAAAAAGTGTAATGCCGGTTGTCAGCAAGGAGATATGGGTGTGCTATGCTGCAAGGGAAAATTAATTGAGTGCAAGTATTaacctccccccaaaaaaacaaaaaaaatctcccaCATAccggggaaaaaaagaaagatgaaagacaGTTTGAAAAGGAGAAATGAGATCGCATGCTTTGTGCTAGAGACCATTCAGCTAATCTcccaaggggaaaaaaaagtgtaacaacggaggaagaaaaaggcatACAGAGTATTAGGACTGTAGAAGATCCAAACCAACATGTcccaacccaaaccccaccACATTTTCCACAAATAACATAAAACATGgattacttttaaaattctgTTTCGTTGGATGTAACATGGCTGGTAAAGAACATAAAATTATTCATTGAAGAAATTATCTCACTCAGTTTTGGGGCATGAAtatgtttattttcaatgaGAACTTCTTCCGGCCATTCTATGTCCAACAGAGCTTGAGGGGAAATCATATTTGCACTAACAGACCTTGTAAAAATTCAACTCTAGTACCTGAAAAAACGTACAGCAAGAAACCCAGCCAAAAGAACCACAAGCCCTTTAATGAAACTCATGGGTCTCATTCTCCAGAATGCCCTCCACAGGGCTGTAGCTCGGCCTAGAGTGAGATGCAAAGGAGCCATGGCCAGAGCAGTAACCAGACCAAAATACATTATCTGTGCAAAATGTGGGGAGACGGCATGAGCTTCTTTCGCACCTGCAATATCATGAGCAATGCAATGTAAGAAAAATTCTTCATAGTCAATGAACAGAGAAGGAATGGGAGATTTCAGTTGATAGTACCAAGGACTACACTTCCATTCCAAAGGACAAAAGTGACAAAGGCCAGAAATACCATCAAGAATGGACCGAACTGTAGCAAAATCTCCCACTTCAAGTGCCACAACCTTAAAAAGATGGTACAAATCTCATCAATCAGACCTGCAATATAAAAATTCCAATTACAAATTTAAAGCATGGCATATCACTGTAATTAATTCTGATTTTACCAATCAAAAGTTCAAGTATTTCATGGAAACATTTCGCAGAAGCCATAGAACATATATTGTGGTAAGAATTTTGTGCCCTGTCTTGGGAGGTGGTGTTGTAATGGCATCTTTCATTGTACCACTAAAGGAATCCAGGTTGGCGGAGGTGAGGACATGGTGTTCACATTTCACCACTAACAAAATCGATAATTTCTATATTCCATATAGAACAGGACCTGTTCTAGTCATGGTTAATGGTTTGAACCAGATTTCTAGTTTCAAGTTTTGGTTCAGATCTGGGTCACCCAGCTCATTTGGACCTGGATGGGCTTAATTTCAAGGCCCCAGTGAGTTATACGAACCTTACTTTAGGAAAATTTATTGTAAAAGGGCCTTTTGTTTTGGATgattaaataattcattaccgaGAGAAGAAAAATTATACAAGGGGAGAAGAGGGACCAGCCAAGAGAAGGGGAACAAACCCAAggggaagaggaggaaaaaaaaaggttgttttAATTGGCTGATATCATGAGTAACATCTAGGTAGACGAGAATGGGGTCTAGTGTCTAATTTCTAGtcctttctattttctattttgggtTAAGTTTACGGCAAGTCGGCAACATTATATAAGCATGCAAGGGCCTCACAATCCAAGACGATTTTGAGT
This window encodes:
- the LOC122082087 gene encoding dol-P-Glc:Glc(2)Man(9)GlcNAc(2)-PP-Dol alpha-1,2-glucosyltransferase-like, whose protein sequence is MASAKCFHEILELLIGLIDEICTIFLRLWHLKWEILLQFGPFLMVFLAFVTFVLWNGSVVLGAKEAHAVSPHFAQIMYFGLVTALAMAPLHLTLGRATALWRAFWRMRPMSFIKGLVVLLAGFLAVRFFSIAHPYLLADNRHYTFYLWRKFIRAHWSMKYILVPFYAYSWLSICSNLGKVQKNIWILIFFCASAAVLIPAPLIEFRYYTVPYLFLILHSQMEDDKIWFFMGTLYVVVNTFTMLMFLFRPFHWDHEPGIQRFIW